In a single window of the Tiliqua scincoides isolate rTilSci1 chromosome 15, rTilSci1.hap2, whole genome shotgun sequence genome:
- the LOC136635235 gene encoding phospholipase A and acyltransferase 3-like: protein MWLGCEDIKPGDLIEIFRSCYQHWAVYVGEGKVVHLAPECDRLANGAASVLAVLSDRAYVKKDWLEVVVRNDHYRINNKHDTTHPVLPLAKILGRAEELVGREMPYNLTSHNCEHFVMDLRYGVAMSDQVTEAIAVGTIGMMGVAAAMIRSAAKRHKQRYE, encoded by the exons ATGTGGCTGGGCTGT GAAGATATAAAACCTGGAGACCTCATTGAGATCTTCCGCTCTTGCTATCAGCACTGGGCTGTCTACGTTGGAGAGGGCAAGGTTGTTCATTTGGCCCCAGAAT gcGACCGCCTTGCCAACGGCGCTGCCAGTGTGCTAGCGGTCCTATCCGACCGAGCGTACGTCAAGAAGGACTGGCTAGAGGTGGTGGTTCGAAACGACCACTACCGCATCAACAACAAGCACGACACCACGCACCCTGTGTTGCCGCTGGCCAAGATCCTCGGACGGGCCGAGGAGCTGGTGGGGAGGGAGATGCCCTACAACCTGACCAGCCACAACTGTGAACACTTTGTGATGGATCTGAGATACGGCGTTGCAATGAGTGACCAG GTCACTGAAGCCATTGCCGTGGGCACAATTGGCATGATGGGTGTGGCGGCCGCCATGATCCGATCCGCGGCCAAGAGGCACAAGCAGCGTTACGAGTAG
- the LOC136635237 gene encoding phospholipase A and acyltransferase 3-like gives MNGKEMNHSAFFIRVKNPADPDDLKPGDLIEIFRSSCQHWAIYVGERQVVHLAAEGQFHKNGTPDALVMADQALVKKDRLEDVVRKDLYRVNNKYDETRRPLPLSKILWQAEELVEKEMPYAPTSHNCENFVMALRYGVDMNEEVAQTLWENAKDASRHPDG, from the exons ATGAACGGCAAGGAGATGAACCACTCGGCCTTCTTCATCAGAGTGAAGAACCCAGCAGATCCA GATGACTTAAAACCTGGAGACCTCATTGAGATCTTCCGTTCTTCTTGTCAGCACTGGGCCATCTATGTTGGGGAGCGACAAGTTGTACACTTGGCAGCTGAAGGTCAGTTCCACAAGA ATGGAACTCCTGATGCCTTGGTCATGGCCGACCAGGCTCTCGTCAAGAAGGACCGGCTGGAAGATGTGGTACGGAAAGACCTCTATCGAGTGAACAACAAGTATGATGAGACGCGCcggcctctccccctctccaagATCCTCTGGCAGGCCGAAGAGCTGGTGGAGAAGGAGATGCCATATGCGCCCACCAGCCACAACTGCGAGAATTTTGTAATGGCACTACGATACGGAGTTGACATGAACGAAGAGGTAGCGCAG acattgtggGAAAATGCCAAAGATGCCAGCAGACACCCggatgggtaa
- the LOC136635102 gene encoding phospholipase A and acyltransferase 3-like encodes MFVRVSGCHLLGSRAWLSCPADLPTQRLEMQKNDREPKPGDLIEIFRSGYQHWAVYVGSGYVVHLAPSDDLGLAVTSSLMSVMTEKAVVKKELLWSITGNGDYRVNNKYDLKYTPFPANKIVQEAESLLGKEMPYSVASGNCEHFVTRLRYGIATSDQVRDLVVAGTVGLVGVGVVAAVASLITGLILPCRREEK; translated from the exons ATGTTTGTTAGAGTAAGCGGCTGCCATCTTCTCGGGTCCCGAGCTTGGCTGTCGTGTCCAGCCGACCTTCCAACGCAGCGCCTGGAAATGCAGAAAAACGAT AGAGAGCCAAAGCCTGGAGACCTCATTGAGATATTCCGTTCTGGCTACCAGCACTGGGCCGTCTACGTGGGCTCGGGCTATGTGGTCCACCTCGCTCCCTCTG ATGACTTAGGCCTGGCCGTGACCTCCAGCCTCATGTCAGTCATGACCGAAAAAGCCGTGGTTAAGAAGGAACTCCTGTGGAGCATCACTGGCAACGGCGACTATCGAGTCAACAACAAATATGACCTCAAGTACACTCCGTTTCCCGCAAACAAAATTGTCCAGGAGGCAGAGTCACTCTTGGGAAAGGAGATGCCCTACAGCGTGGCCAGCGGAAACTGCGAACATTTTGTCACCAGATTACGCTACGGCATAGCTACGAGCGACCAG GTGAGAGATTTGGTGGTGGCCGGCACTGTGGGACTGGTTGGTGTTGGAGTTGTCGCTGCTGTGGCCTCGCTGATCACCGGTTTAATATTACCCTGCAGGCGTGAAGAGAAATAG
- the LOC136635208 gene encoding phospholipase A and acyltransferase 3-like: protein MDVKRKPMLRSSQSSALNLAGLHPGDLIEIFRFGYQHWAIYVGDGYVIHLAPPCEFAGAGCASLMSTLTDKALIKKELLEAVVGKNRYRVNNKHDSKYPPLPIPKIVRRAEEMVGQELEYKVTSENCEHFVTELRYGIPKSDQVRDALVVAGVAGLGLAALGIIGTVMRKKKQQNQ, encoded by the exons ATGGATGTCAAGAGGAAGCCTATGCTTAGATCCTCTCAGTCAAGCGCTCTGAACCTG GCGGGCTTGCACCCCGGAGACTTGATTGAGATCTTCCGCTTTGGCTACCAGCACTGGGCCATCTACGTGGGAGACGGCTACGTTATCCACCTGGCCCCACCAT gtgaATTTGCTGGGGCCGGCTGCGCCAGCCTCATGTCCACCCTCACTGACAAAGCACTGATAAAGAAggagctgctggaggctgtggtGGGGAAGAACCGGTACCGGGTTAACAACAAACATGACTCCAAGTACCCTCCACTGCCCATCCCCAAGATCGTCCGGCGGGCTGAGGAGATGGTGGGCCAGGAGCTGGAGTACAAAGTCACCAGTGAAAACTGTGAGCATTTTGTCACCGAGCTGCGGTACGGCATACCCAAGAGTGACCAG GTCCGAGATGCGCTGGTTGTGGCAGGTGTGGCAGGGCTGGGCTTGGCTGCTCTAGGAATCATCGGCACCGTGATGAGGAAGAAAAAACAACAGAACCAATAA